In a single window of the Rhodamnia argentea isolate NSW1041297 chromosome 2, ASM2092103v1, whole genome shotgun sequence genome:
- the LOC115737483 gene encoding transcription repressor MYB5-like isoform X3, whose protein sequence is MEESCPECRLRWVNYLKPGIKRGAISPDEEDLIIRLHRLLGNRWALIAARLPGRTDNDIKNYWNTTLVKKLQAARPHVKHDLTYEEKVGSFASNGLVLHQQVNSHLKVLGFTEFSTSNEPDKDLASTINTGAKNSDTENLIPFRAEDRDDDGMNFLHAGDEGFVFDISELNSPLCHEKMEMEEEKDLIGVNSGSIPCSDVCASSCSRDEDKVETQTTYKHEYCDKPTLDMELKKLALFLELEDEFSISWFQA, encoded by the exons ATGGAGGAAAGTTGCCCAGAATGCAG GCTCAGATGGGTAAATTACTTGAAACCAGGCATCAAGAGAGGTGCCATCTCCCCCGATGAGGAAGACCTCATTATCAGGCTTCATCGCCTTCTGGGTAATAG GTGGGCTTTAATAGCTGCAAGGCTTCCGGGACGAACCGACAACGACATAAAGAACTATTGGAACACCACTTTGGTCAAAAAGCTTCAAGCTGCAAGGCCGCACGTCAAGCATGATCTCACCTATGAAGAGAAGGTCGGGTCATTTGCCAGTAATGGACTAGTCTTGCATCAACAGGTGAATTCACACCTTAAGGTCCTTGGTTTCACTGAGTTCTCTACGTCAAATGAACCGGACAAGGACCTGGCGAGCACAATCAACACCGGCGCGAAGAACAGTGATACTGAAAACCTAATTCCTTTTCGAGCAGAGGACAGAGATGACGATGGCATGAACTTCTTGCATGCTGGTGATGAAGGCTTTGTTTTCGACATTTCAGAATTGAATTCGCCATTGTGTCATGAGAAGATGGAGATGGAAGAGGAGAAAGATTTAATTGGTGTGAACAGTGGGAGCATTCCTTGTTCAGACGTCTGTGCTTCGTCGTGTTCAAGAGATGAAGACAAGGTCGAAACTCAGACGACGTATAAACATGAATATTGTGATAAACCCACTTTAGACATGGAGTTGAAGAAGTTGGCTCTTTTTCTCGAATTGGAAGATGAGTTTTCTATAAGCTGGTTTCAAGCATGA
- the LOC115737483 gene encoding transcription factor WER-like isoform X2, with protein sequence MGRRPCCAKQGVNRGAWSDEEDQILTNYIALHGEGKWRKVAQNAGLNRCFKSCRLRWVNYLKPGIKRGAISPDEEDLIIRLHRLLGNRWALIAARLPGRTDNDIKNYWNTTLVKKLQAARPHVKHDLTYEEKVGSFASNGLVLHQQVNSHLKVLGFTEFSTSNEPDKDLASTINTGAKNSDTENLIPFRAEDRDDDGMNFLHAGDEGFVFDISELNSPLCHEKMEMEEEKDLIGVNSGSIPCSDVCASSCSRDEDKVETQTTYKHEYCDKPTLDMELKKLALFLELEDEFSISWFQA encoded by the exons ATGGGTAGGAGACCATGTTGTGCAAAGCAAG GCGTGAACAGAGGAGCCTGGTCCGATGAGGAAGACCAAATCCTCACCAACTATATCGCCCTCCACGGAGAAGGCAAATGGAGGAAAGTTGCCCAGAATGCAG GTCTAAACAGATGCTTCAAGAGTTGTAGGCTCAGATGGGTAAATTACTTGAAACCAGGCATCAAGAGAGGTGCCATCTCCCCCGATGAGGAAGACCTCATTATCAGGCTTCATCGCCTTCTGGGTAATAG GTGGGCTTTAATAGCTGCAAGGCTTCCGGGACGAACCGACAACGACATAAAGAACTATTGGAACACCACTTTGGTCAAAAAGCTTCAAGCTGCAAGGCCGCACGTCAAGCATGATCTCACCTATGAAGAGAAGGTCGGGTCATTTGCCAGTAATGGACTAGTCTTGCATCAACAGGTGAATTCACACCTTAAGGTCCTTGGTTTCACTGAGTTCTCTACGTCAAATGAACCGGACAAGGACCTGGCGAGCACAATCAACACCGGCGCGAAGAACAGTGATACTGAAAACCTAATTCCTTTTCGAGCAGAGGACAGAGATGACGATGGCATGAACTTCTTGCATGCTGGTGATGAAGGCTTTGTTTTCGACATTTCAGAATTGAATTCGCCATTGTGTCATGAGAAGATGGAGATGGAAGAGGAGAAAGATTTAATTGGTGTGAACAGTGGGAGCATTCCTTGTTCAGACGTCTGTGCTTCGTCGTGTTCAAGAGATGAAGACAAGGTCGAAACTCAGACGACGTATAAACATGAATATTGTGATAAACCCACTTTAGACATGGAGTTGAAGAAGTTGGCTCTTTTTCTCGAATTGGAAGATGAGTTTTCTATAAGCTGGTTTCAAGCATGA
- the LOC115737483 gene encoding transcription factor WER-like isoform X1, translating into MGRSPCCEKQGVNRGAWSDEEDQILTNYIALHGEGKWRKVAQNAGLNRCFKSCRLRWVNYLKPGIKRGAISPDEEDLIIRLHRLLGNRWALIAARLPGRTDNDIKNYWNTTLVKKLQAARPHVKHDLTYEEKVGSFASNGLVLHQQVNSHLKVLGFTEFSTSNEPDKDLASTINTGAKNSDTENLIPFRAEDRDDDGMNFLHAGDEGFVFDISELNSPLCHEKMEMEEEKDLIGVNSGSIPCSDVCASSCSRDEDKVETQTTYKHEYCDKPTLDMELKKLALFLELEDEFSISWFQA; encoded by the exons ATGGGTCGGAGTCCATGTTGTGAAAAGCAAGGCGTGAACAGAGGAGCCTGGTCCGATGAGGAAGACCAAATCCTCACCAACTATATCGCCCTCCACGGAGAAGGCAAATGGAGGAAAGTTGCCCAGAATGCAG GTCTAAACAGATGCTTCAAGAGTTGTAGGCTCAGATGGGTAAATTACTTGAAACCAGGCATCAAGAGAGGTGCCATCTCCCCCGATGAGGAAGACCTCATTATCAGGCTTCATCGCCTTCTGGGTAATAG GTGGGCTTTAATAGCTGCAAGGCTTCCGGGACGAACCGACAACGACATAAAGAACTATTGGAACACCACTTTGGTCAAAAAGCTTCAAGCTGCAAGGCCGCACGTCAAGCATGATCTCACCTATGAAGAGAAGGTCGGGTCATTTGCCAGTAATGGACTAGTCTTGCATCAACAGGTGAATTCACACCTTAAGGTCCTTGGTTTCACTGAGTTCTCTACGTCAAATGAACCGGACAAGGACCTGGCGAGCACAATCAACACCGGCGCGAAGAACAGTGATACTGAAAACCTAATTCCTTTTCGAGCAGAGGACAGAGATGACGATGGCATGAACTTCTTGCATGCTGGTGATGAAGGCTTTGTTTTCGACATTTCAGAATTGAATTCGCCATTGTGTCATGAGAAGATGGAGATGGAAGAGGAGAAAGATTTAATTGGTGTGAACAGTGGGAGCATTCCTTGTTCAGACGTCTGTGCTTCGTCGTGTTCAAGAGATGAAGACAAGGTCGAAACTCAGACGACGTATAAACATGAATATTGTGATAAACCCACTTTAGACATGGAGTTGAAGAAGTTGGCTCTTTTTCTCGAATTGGAAGATGAGTTTTCTATAAGCTGGTTTCAAGCATGA